The following coding sequences are from one Schizosaccharomyces osmophilus chromosome 1, complete sequence window:
- the cdk9 gene encoding P-TEFb-associated cyclin-dependent protein kinase Cdk9, producing the protein MKRSGGVMSENEKVSRRKVNSEFQKRFQGCSHLFSYELMEKLGEGTFGEVYKSKNKASGKLYALKKILLHTEREGFPITAIREIKILKSLSHENVIALTDMTVVRADKKHRKRGSIYMVTPYMDHDLSGLLKNPSVKFTEPQIKCYMKQLLAGTKYLHDSFILHRDLKAANLLIDNHGFLKIADFGLARVIDEESYANKNPGIPPPNRREYTGCVVTRWYRSPELLLNERRYTTAIDMWSVGCIMAEMYRGKPIMQGSSDLDQLDRIFRLCGSPTQASMPNWEKLPGCEGVRSFPAHPRTLETAFFSYGKVMTSLFGSILRLDPDERLSAGMALDHEYFTTEPLPADPSQLQHYTSSHEYDKRKDRDVHNANGNPYNKKRSFRFVTRGPGDPWYGMRRPNPQYRSGNRRDNEGGGQQYHQYSRRYQNQNISNRSESYQRPRDYPPPSGIEHERHYRPEPRNRPSRSDSYNSRTSVEPPAKRSNTDQQPIWQRQQNNTKFSEPQPPVSNRDDANRSSSSLRNTSGSEEYAKRNAPSPSPG; encoded by the exons ATGAAACGCAGCGGCGGTGTAATGagtgaaaatgaaaaagtttcgCGTCGAAAGGTGAATTCGGAATTTCAAAAGCGATTCCAAGGCTGCAGtcatcttttttcataTGAACTTATGGAAAAATTGGGTGAAGGAACCTTTGG TGAAGTTTATAAATCGAAAAACAAAGCCAGCGGAAAATTAtatgctttgaaaaaaatattgctACATACAGAACGAGAAGGA TTTCCAATAACTGCAATTCGAGAAATTAAAATCCTAAAATCCCTTTCTCATGAGAATGTGATTGCCTTAACGGATATGACGGTCGTACGGGCTGACAAGAAGCATCGAAAGCGAGGCTCAATTTACATGGTTACACCTTATATGGATCATGACTTGTCCGGATTATTGAAGAATCCTAGTGTCAAATTCACCGAACCTCAAATTAAGTGCTACATGAAACAGTTGCTTGCTGGTACCAAGTATCTTCATGACAGCTTCATTCTTCACCGTGATTTGAAAGCAGCCAATTTGCTGATTGATAATCACggctttttgaaaatagcAGATTTCGGTTTGGCTCGTGTTATAGACGAAGAATCGTatgcaaataaaaatcCTGGAATTCCTCCCCCGAATCGTCGCGAATATACGGGTTGCGTGGTGACAAGGTGGTATCGATCTCCCGAACTATTATTGAATGAACGTCGCTATACGACAGCAATTGACATGTGGAGTGTTGGATGTATAATGGCTGAAATGTACAGAGGAAAACCAATAATGCAGGGGTCCAGTGATTTAGATCAATTAGATAGAATTTTTCGACTTTGCGGATCACCTACTCAAGCTTCTATGCCTAATTGGGAAAAACTACCAGGATGTGAGGGTGTTCGCTCATTCCCTGCGCACCCTCGAACACTGGAAACGGCGTTTTTTAGTTACGGAAAGGTGATGACTTCCTTATTTGGCTCTATTTTACGATTGGATCCGGATGAACGTTTATCTGCTGGCATGGCGCTGGATCATGAATATTTCACTACTGAGCCTTTACCTGCGGATCCTTCACAACTACAACACTATACTTCGTCACACGAATAcgacaaaagaaaagatagaGATGTTCATAATGCTAACGGCAACCCTTACAACAAAAAGCGTTCCTTCCGCTTCGTAACTCGAGGCCCGGGTGATCCTTGGTATGGAATGCGAAGACCAAACCCACAATACCGCAGTGGAAATCGCCGCGACAATGAAGGAGGTGGACAACAATATCACCAATATTCTCGAAGAtaccaaaatcaaaatataTCCAATAGGTCCGAATCGTATCAGCGTCCCCGTGATTATCCTCCCCCTTCTGGCATTGAACATGAAAGACATTATCGTCCCGAACCAAGAAATCGACCATCGCGATCTGACTCTTATAATTCTCGAACATCAGTAGAACCTCCTGCAAAACGATCTAACACTGATCAGCAACCAATTTGGCAACGTCAGCAAAACAATACCAAATTTAGTGAGCCTCAGCCTCCTGTCAGCAACCGTGATGATGCTAACAGGTCTTCATCGAGTTTGCGTAACACCTCTGGTTCTGAAGAGTATGCAAAAAGGAATGCACCTTCCCCTTCCCCTGgttaa